A window from Streptomyces sp. NBC_00299 encodes these proteins:
- a CDS encoding sulfate adenylyltransferase subunit 1: MSTITTEELSATTLLRFATAGSVDDGKSTLVGRLLHDSKSVLTDQLEAVEHASRNRGQDAPDLALLTDGLRAEREQGITIDVAYRYFATPRRRFILADTPGHVQYTRNMVTGASTAELTVILVDARNGVVEQTRRHAAIAALLRVPHVVLAVNKMDLVDYQESVFAAIAEEFTAYALELGVPEITAIPISALAGDNVVDPSANMDWYGGPTFLEHLETVPVSHDLSHCHARLPVQYVIRPQSAEHPDYRGYAGQIAAGSFRVGESVTVLPSGRTSKISGIDLLGEPVDIAWTTQSVTLLLEDDIDISRGDLIVPAKDAPATTQDIEATVCHVADAALTVGHRVLLKHGTRTVKAIVKDIPSRLTLDDLSLHPHPGQLVANDIGRVKIRTAEPLPVDSYADSRRTGSFILIDPNDGTTLTAGMVGESFASPEPVKDEADDDGWDF, encoded by the coding sequence ATGAGCACGATCACGACCGAGGAGCTCTCGGCCACCACTCTGCTGCGGTTCGCGACGGCCGGTTCCGTCGACGACGGCAAGTCGACTCTCGTGGGCCGGCTGCTGCACGACTCCAAGTCGGTGCTGACCGACCAGCTGGAGGCCGTGGAGCACGCCTCCCGCAACCGCGGCCAGGACGCCCCCGACCTCGCACTGCTCACCGACGGCCTGCGCGCCGAGCGGGAACAGGGCATCACCATCGACGTGGCCTACCGCTACTTCGCCACCCCCCGGCGCCGGTTCATCCTCGCCGACACCCCCGGCCACGTGCAGTACACCCGCAACATGGTCACGGGTGCGTCGACGGCGGAGCTGACGGTGATCCTCGTCGATGCCCGTAACGGCGTCGTTGAGCAGACCCGCCGGCACGCGGCGATCGCGGCGCTGCTGCGGGTGCCGCACGTCGTGCTCGCGGTGAACAAGATGGACCTGGTCGACTACCAGGAGTCGGTGTTCGCCGCGATCGCCGAGGAGTTCACGGCGTACGCGCTGGAGCTGGGTGTTCCGGAGATCACCGCGATCCCGATCTCGGCGCTGGCCGGTGACAACGTGGTGGACCCGTCCGCGAACATGGACTGGTACGGCGGCCCGACCTTCCTGGAGCACCTGGAGACGGTGCCGGTCAGCCACGACCTGAGCCACTGCCACGCGCGGCTGCCCGTGCAGTACGTGATCCGTCCGCAGAGCGCCGAGCACCCCGACTACCGCGGCTACGCCGGGCAGATCGCCGCCGGTTCGTTCCGGGTCGGGGAGTCGGTGACGGTGCTGCCGTCGGGCCGTACCTCGAAGATCTCCGGGATCGACCTGCTGGGCGAGCCGGTCGACATCGCCTGGACCACCCAGTCGGTGACCCTCCTGCTGGAGGACGACATCGACATCTCACGCGGTGACCTGATCGTCCCGGCCAAGGACGCGCCCGCGACCACCCAGGACATCGAGGCCACCGTCTGCCACGTCGCCGACGCTGCGCTGACCGTCGGCCACCGGGTGCTCCTCAAGCACGGCACCCGCACGGTCAAGGCGATCGTGAAGGACATCCCGTCCCGGCTCACGCTCGACGACCTGTCCCTGCACCCGCACCCCGGACAACTCGTCGCCAACGACATCGGCCGCGTGAAGATCCGTACCGCCGAGCCGCTGCCGGTCGACTCCTACGCCGACTCCCGCCGCACCGGCTCGTTCATCCTGATCGACCCCAACGACGGCACGACGCTGACCGCGGGCATGGTCGGCGAGTCGTTCGCCTCGCCGGAGCCGGTCAAGGACGAGGCCGACGACGACGGGTGGGACTTCTGA
- the cysD gene encoding sulfate adenylyltransferase subunit CysD — MTTTVATVKGGEDGTDSPYALSHLDALESEAVHIFREVAGEFERPVILFSGGKDSIVMLHLALKAFAPAAIPFTLLHVDTGHNFPEVIEYRDRTVEKHNLRLHVASVQDYIDRGVLKERPDGTRNPLQTVPLTEKIQSERFDAVFGGGRRDEEKARAKERVFSLRDEFSQWDPRRQRPELWNLYNGRHAPGEHVRVFPLSNWTELDVWQYIAREGIELPDIYFAHERDVFARNGMWLTAGEWGGPKDGETVEKRLIRYRTVGDMSCTGAVDSDAVTLEQVITEIAASRLTERGATRADDKMSEAAMEDRKREGYF, encoded by the coding sequence ATGACGACGACCGTTGCCACGGTCAAGGGAGGCGAGGACGGTACGGACTCCCCGTACGCCCTCTCCCACCTGGACGCGCTGGAGTCCGAGGCCGTCCACATCTTCCGTGAGGTGGCGGGTGAGTTCGAGCGGCCGGTGATCCTGTTCTCCGGTGGCAAGGACTCCATCGTCATGCTGCATCTGGCGCTGAAGGCGTTCGCTCCCGCGGCGATCCCGTTCACGCTGCTGCACGTCGACACCGGGCACAACTTCCCCGAGGTCATCGAGTACCGCGACCGCACGGTCGAGAAGCACAACCTGCGGCTGCACGTCGCGTCGGTGCAGGACTACATCGACCGGGGAGTCCTCAAGGAGCGCCCGGACGGCACCCGCAACCCGCTGCAGACGGTGCCGTTGACGGAGAAGATCCAGAGCGAGCGGTTCGACGCGGTCTTCGGCGGCGGGCGCCGGGACGAGGAGAAGGCGCGGGCCAAGGAACGCGTCTTCTCGCTGCGGGACGAGTTCTCGCAGTGGGACCCGCGCCGGCAGCGGCCCGAGCTGTGGAACCTCTACAACGGCCGTCACGCGCCCGGCGAGCACGTGCGCGTGTTCCCGCTCTCCAACTGGACCGAGCTGGACGTGTGGCAGTACATCGCCCGCGAAGGCATCGAGCTGCCGGACATCTACTTCGCGCACGAGCGTGACGTGTTCGCCCGCAACGGCATGTGGCTGACCGCCGGCGAATGGGGCGGGCCGAAGGACGGCGAGACCGTCGAGAAGCGGCTCATCCGCTACCGCACCGTCGGCGACATGTCCTGCACGGGCGCCGTGGATTCGGACGCGGTGACCCTGGAGCAGGTCATCACCGAGATCGCCGCGTCCCGGCTCACCGAGCGCGGCGCCACCCGCGCCGACGACAAGATGTCCGAGGCCGCGATGGAAGACCGTAAGCGCGAGGGGTACTTCTAA